Proteins from a genomic interval of Pseudomonas sp. RC10:
- a CDS encoding cupin domain-containing protein: MTNRQLDLASRLIRNFNEVPLEAERRDPLYESQAARLGTGTAAQKLGASVDIVAPGKRSCPYHFHYAQEEMFVVIEGQGSLRVAGEMLPIKPGDVIFIPPGPEYPHQIINTSDAPLKYLSISTRETPEVCEYPDSGKYQAMVTLNGARAFKAVQRPEATLDYWEGEP, encoded by the coding sequence ATGACCAATCGTCAGCTCGATCTGGCATCTCGTCTGATCCGCAACTTCAACGAAGTGCCGTTGGAAGCTGAACGTCGCGACCCGCTCTACGAGAGTCAGGCCGCAAGACTCGGCACCGGCACCGCCGCCCAAAAGCTCGGCGCGTCCGTGGACATCGTCGCGCCGGGCAAACGCTCCTGCCCTTACCATTTTCACTACGCTCAGGAAGAGATGTTCGTGGTCATCGAAGGGCAGGGCAGCCTGCGCGTCGCGGGCGAAATGCTGCCGATCAAGCCCGGCGATGTGATCTTCATTCCCCCGGGCCCGGAATACCCGCACCAAATCATCAACACCTCCGACGCGCCGCTCAAATACCTCTCCATCAGCACCCGCGAAACCCCGGAAGTCTGCGAATACCCGGATTCCGGCAAGTATCAGGCGATGGTCACCCTAAATGGGGCGAGGGCGTTCAAGGCCGTGCAGCGTCCTGAGGCGACGCTGGATTATTGGGAGGGGGAGCCGTGA